The sequence below is a genomic window from Perca fluviatilis chromosome 13, GENO_Pfluv_1.0, whole genome shotgun sequence.
tgaatgtTCAGGCTAGACGAGagaataaaacatttgtttCTGTGGCGCGAGCAGGAGGGGGAGGTGGGATTAACCCCCAACCGGAAAGACCAGTATGAGGGGTGATTAGTGCCACAAGAGAAGCAGGAGGCGGAGTGTGATAGTGCCACTGTCCATTGTCAGCGTCATTTCCActcttcccattcatttctatgggagcagccgtgcaatgcattctggtggCGTTGCAGGGACTTTGGAAAAGCGGGATCGTTGAGTCGCCTGCTCCTCATTGGCATAAAGTTCAatccaggctactttatgcaaatgaggagcgggcagCTCagctcgccgcctctcaaaagctgacaaaaatctttcttaaaggaacacgccgactttttgggactttgtcttattcaccgtatcccccagagttagataagtccatacatacccttctcatctccgtgcgtgtcgtaactctgtccgacggccccaccgctagcctagcttagcacagatcctggaggtaactggctccaactagcctactgctcccaatgagtgacaaaataacgctaacatgttcctatttacatgttgtgatttgtatagtcacagtgtgtacaaataacaaggtcacatgagacacctCCATCtcctaaccgtatacatactggggactatattctcagaaggcgaagcactgctacttctgctacttgggcggagtgatatgcttgcagcacctgagaagcgccgtggtgaggaggagagagtagcagtgcttggccttctgagaatatagttcccagtatgtatactgttagaagacggctgtgtctcatgtgaccttgttatttgtacacgctgtgactatacaaatcacaacatggaaataggaacatgttggtgttattttgtcaattgttcggagcagtaggctagatggagccagttacctccaggatctgtgctaagctaagctagcggtggagccgtcagacagagttacaacacgcacagagataagaagggtatgtatggacttatctaactctggggggtacggtgaataagacaaagtcccaataaatcggcgtgttcctttaaatgattgttgtcgatctgaaatgaagacagaattCAGCAGATGCATAGCcaatttcttgcataaaaagtTATCAGAAATAGCCTACATTTCGTAATTTTTATACAATGGaagtatcacacacactaggaaATGGACCCATAAACGCACGACTCAGGTGAGTAAAATACAATGGTTTTATTAGCACGCTAATAAAACTTACAGGCAACAGTGTCCAAAAAACAATAAGCAAAGGGCAATCCAAAAACAGGCAATGGTCAAATATTCAAGGGCAACAGGAACTCAGGAATACTGGACACAGGGAAAAACATTCGAAGGCTGCACCCAAGGAAAACAGACGACCTGCACAGGAGTAAAGCAAGACTGAACTGAAATACACAAGACAGGGGAAACACATAGGGGCGGGGACAAGTAATCCCACAGGCAGGAAGgagaagacaggaagtaaaacaagacataacatgggagagcagagagactacaaaataaaacaggaaaaaactacaacagaaaACCCACAATCGTGACAAGAGGAACATTTCAGAGTCGCCATGTTGGTCTATTTTAAAAAACGGAAGTAGACACCCCCCGgtgacgtgttcgtccaatcaggtgcagccatcgCTTGCTAATGCACTGTTGTGTTAATCCTACCCTTGGCCTTCACTGTGGCACTAATCACCCCTCATACAGACTTGTAGATTTTTGGTGAAAACTGTGATGCCTTTTGCCTCACAGAGCTTTGAGTGAAATACAGCAGTGACACAACATGACAGCACACATCCTGACAGAATTTCTGTCATACACTTTACTATGAAAAGAATGACATCCCATTGTATCAACAGTCACTATTACGTAATAGTAACTGAAGCTCAATCTCTGTTGATGCGTTAAAACATACCTTTAATCCTTACCTGATCATTTCTCCTCTGCAGACCCGTTAACATCATCAAGAATAACTTGTCTTTATTTCTGAAAGGGATGTTTGCGTATCTAATGGCAGTATAGCCATTTATTTGCTATATGCGATGCATGCATCTTTCTTTGGATTATCAGCATGATGTTATTGTGGTCTCGGGTAGTCTCAGAGAGTACATGCTTGAGGTGACATCTAGTGGCGAAGATTAAACAGTGCATTTATCCCCTTCATGCTTGTGGGTGTAGCTATTATTAGGCCCTGTGCACTTAGGCTGGCTGTTATCGTCCATCAGTCTTTGAGAGTAGATTACCATCGCCCATGGATGGTGTCTCTATACTTGGAAGATAATACATTACACAGGGGGAGACCCCATGTTGCTTTGACAGGGACGTTTTTGCATGAAGAAATAACAAATGgatcattttcaatttcaaattaaattttaaaCCAGTGACAAGGTCATTTTTTGTGAGCGACgtttttaaaaggtttttcacaccattcacacacacacacacacacacacacacacacacacacacacacacacacacacacacacacacacacacacacacacacacacacacacacggtacaaGCATTATGTTTAAGAATGTTGAGAAGTTGAGAAGATAATATaataaagtgagaaaaaaattaGGAGGAAAAATATTAGAAGATTAtgtacatatacacagacacagtttaTCCTTAGGTAGATCTTGCAATCAGTAGCTGTCTTAATCATTGAAATCATTTATAGACAAAATCAATATTTCTAAAACTAATAGATTGTGAAAAGAGGATGCCCACTGTTAAACGTACTGTAGCCTAAATACTGTGTGAGAATCAAAATCTTTTTTGGCTGCAGTCAGGCCAGAAACAGTATTATCATTTTATGTATTACTgtggtagggctgctcgattatttGGGGAATTACAATTATTTAGGTCAATATCGAACTCagttatttaaaggtcccatggcatgaaaatgtcactttatgaggtttttttaacattaatatgcgctcccccagcctgcctatggtcccccagtgactagaaatggcgataggtgtaaaccgagccctgggtatcctgctctgcatttgagaaaatgaaagctcagatgggccgatctgaaatcttccctttatgacgtcaTACGGgaaaaggttacctcccctttctctgctttaaaGAAAAGAGACGAAGCGACTGAGCTTTGTTGTTGCACAtaaactcccgggcagttcagtgtgtttgatgttttaaaactttcctgtggcagcgatagaggcagtgatgtttcctgtttcctgtacgggactctcacaccgcgtCAGaaccaagcccccaggaagagcgccATTTCTAAAAGCCACCATGcgcttagcggataacggtggtactgcaccccatggcccagaaagacttttcacatagacattgcatggcgaaagaaacgtctatatttcagaaatatgaatttaaaaataaatttgaaatgatgaaagcgcataatggacgcgagcagacccacgggactgcgcacacccgctcacatgactgttctcccgagctcacgtagctagctgtaataatggatatagctaatggttgtaattcaccatgtgttctattaatacgtccatggtattatcttatgaagttatgatacatccgagggatgtatgtatgctgtaaagcctgttacgtggatgtaacgtcattagcgtttctcaaactggcggggctatcggctagctagctagttgctaacatcagggttagctagcatggctgtattaagatcatgcctacataacgttactacagacatagtgattacatggccttggttctctcttatgatgcatccgagggctgtatgctgtaaagcttgtaacatggatgagagatgaagccatggatgagctctgcTCACataactgcaggctaactgctagcgctagctagctagctagtagctagctagctagtagcttgacataatgattaaatctccttggttgtctagctatatacatctatcgtttatttagctaagcatgtaaatgatcgggaacaacgaaaacacaatgtttaacgttagtgaatatcagggttagctagcatggctgtattaagatcatgcctacataacgttactacagacatagtgattacatggccttggCTCTCTCTTATGAtgcatccgagggctgtatgctgtaaagcttgtaacatggatgagagatgaagccatggatgagctctgcTCACataactgcaggctaactgctagcgctagctagctagctagtagctagctagctagtagcttgacataatgattaaatctccttggttgtctagctatatacatctatcgtttatttagctaagcatgtaaatgatcgggaacaacgaaaacacaatgtttaacgttagtgaatattttagacaacgaaaacggcgagttcatgagttcgctaagagccacgagagataagctcatgaacgagcatgttgctaccggttgctaagacaacacaaacaaattgttgctagggcgcgtgtccaccgtgacgtcatgggccaagaatgcggaagagccgagctccatgttgtcttaataatgcgcttttgagcactctcattggaacgtacggggcttcctgccgaacactgtatccagttctcttaatacatccatgctcagaacacacactgacaagtctgatcAGTGGTTACACGATTGGACGTCTCGCATTGCTTCCtcacttcctccacagcgctgcagaggaaggtctgactagtccacacagcattccgggatgggagaaaaacatgctctggtttatttctttaaaccaatcacaattgtcttgggcggtgctacgcgccggacggagccacggtgcctctgcaacatagcctcaggaaggaacttgttttggtggaacgtgtacgttcaaaagtagttttagttgtgcgacagaaaactcattggacagatagtctagctagctgtctggatttaccctgcagagatctgaggagcagtaaCCTCTGAGGACGAAAGCTACACCAGCGTGTCCAAGCGATGTTTGACAAAACTACTaaaaaagcgatattacaaatttcatttcagacatttagctactattttaatcatatataacctaaagactttggtaaactcatttcaagcactgAAACAATTCATAAGTtaagttaaggtttgttttcaaaagagatttgaggaatttcaaaaagcaaacATCAAGTTTCAGCTATAGAGTCAAATTAtcattatctctttacacattgctctagaaaaaatgtgtgtaagaagtgacttttttttggggcattttaggcggCATACAAACTGAACTCTGCTTGTCCCTGTTTAGTTccgactctggggacagaaagcagagctgtcccagaccacctgtgAGGTCTGGGGGGTTCATAAcatagcagcagatcagaaatctAGCAACCGTAGTATACTGAAATCAGTTCTTTGAGAgacaggaagccaatgtaaagactttcttggttttagtggAGCTTAGCTGGAGCAGCAGCGTTCAGAATCAGCTGCCGCtgtaaaatagatttttttagaTTGTGAAGTCAAGTAACAATCCCTATAAATCTTGTCATATTCCTTTTACAAACAGGTATTTAAATTGTTTGATTAATTTATTCACACGTTATCATCGTATCATTAAAACACAATTTCAGAAGGTACAATGATCATATGTAGGCTGCATGGGATGGGGAACCCCTAATAAGCTACTAAAAGCTTTTTGGAGGGGTCCCGATAACAATAAACAGAGAATATACggacacaaaaaaaattaaagttaataaaacaaATCCAGTCACAATAAACTCAACGCAGACAAAATAATACCACACAAtactacggaagaggattagagCCACATGTGaaacaaatgtatttgagttctgagtttaaagtcagagtTCTGACTTTGCTGTTTGAATTCtgaattctttttttcaaagttaaataaaaagagtcagaattctgactctaaactcagaactcattacattttttctagggctgtcaaacgatgttaatcgcgattaatcgctgaatttctctagttaattgcgattaatcgcatgttttatcacatgattaaaattctattattttgcatttcagaactgtttttaagtacatattaacaacggaaagcaattcttaccagtgtgtcttgattgggaatcaaatgaatgcaaagaaagtgactttatgaacttgattttaagatttgtatttgtttattatttatttatttactgtaaacaaaagaaaaatgtgtgaatagtCAAACAtttgaatctctctctctctctctatatatatatatcaatatagtgtgcagtaactccaaacaaattttgattactcactgaggTCCAATGATCACCTTGCAtcactttgcagcagttccagtgTGGCTGCTTTCTCCGTGTCATACAGGCTGTGTATGCAtgaaactactgtccccctcgaTGGCAATGTATTATGGGTCAGAACATGCCAACCGTAGTACTTCTTTAAGACCCGAGTCTTCTACGATGCTGAcaggtctgcagttagttgccGCCCATTTCATAAGAGCGGTAGTCATTTTTTTGGGATTTGGTTTCATGaacaggtcggcgagtagcactctccaaaatagtgctttgcctgagcacgctagcatcaacctgagtcacattaactgtactatgcttagctcgtagctgggagctcaagcttgacgtgcttcggtgatattttaattcgactttacacaatgtgcatatggtTTTCGACCTTcccgggagttttggaaaatataaagcgccattcagaattgagttgctgctgtctttctccatcatgcctgcagcctgcagcagcaggatgtgttacgaggaagtatggcaaagTGCGGCAAAGTGTCAacatagtagcctgttaggcacgacgcAAAGCTGAAAAGTGAAAGCTAAAGCTAAAGtgaaaattaataaatggcggcatgcgattaatgtgattaaaaaaaattaacatgttATCGCATCGCGATTAACGCTTAATTAACgattaatgctgacagccctacttttttcacatgtggccctaaaaatcaaataaaaaaattaataaagataaaaacaaaacaaagcaagtCACAATAAACTCAACGCAgacaaatacaacaaaatacagACGATCCCAGTACAAATATAACACTTAAAGAAAGCCTTTTCTTAAACATGGAGACAGAATGCGACAATTTCAAGTCTTCAGATCTATGGTCCCCTGCCATCGACACTCAGGCAGCTACAGTTCAGCCTTGGGGGTTTTGCCAGTGATTGGTTGTTTTTTCCTTTGTGTCATAAGTGTGCTGGACGACAGATCCTTTGATAAAGAAGGCTTCAGCCTGTCATTGTTGCATGCCCGGCCCTGAGGGGCCCCTGAGGGGGCCCCTCAGCTGCCTTAGAGGCTCGTTGTGGGACGGATATCTGTCACAAAATTACAGCACCTTATAGATTGGTTATTGATCaggtttattgattgatttcccTCTGAAGGAGGGGTGAAAGGTGAGCTGACAGGCTTCCCGTGGGGCCGCAGcttattccccccccccttctgcAACACACAGGAGCCCAGGCAGTCATTCAAGTGTGTTTTAAACCATACATCAttacattcacaacataaaTACCGTAATCCTAATGGtcctttcattttttattaataatagtaataataataataactttatttttatagcaccGTTCATACAATTAAATGCAGCTCAAAGTGCTTAACCGTGTGgtattaaaacaaaatacaataatcAAAGAGAAAACAACATACCTGGATATGACAACATGCATAAGAGAAGTTCATAAGAAGAgaataaaaaacaatgaaaaaaggcccagagctaaaaatagaaaaagtagCAGTGGCAGTAGAAAACAACAATGCTAAAAACAAACCACATGAACTAAACGCTGCCTGAAGAGGTAGGTCTTTAGTTGAGTTTTGAAAGAGTCAACAGAGCTGGTGTTTCTGATAGAAGTGATAGAGCCAGAGTAGGGCAGCTAAAACAGGAGTAAAGTGCTCTTCTCTCCTAGTTTTGGTTAAAAGTCttgcagcagcgttctgaaccAGCTGAAGTTTTTGGGTATGCCAGTGAGGAGTGCATTGCACTGGTCCAACCCACAATTAATAAGAGCATGATTCAATTTGTCAAGAATGGTCTAACTTTGGCCACATTTCTTAGTTTAAAGATAGAACATGTAATATTTAAGCCTTAAAAGGTCTACAAATGAGTGTACGTATAACTAGTTGTGTGCTTGTGTACCCAAATGcttccaacaatgttcaaacgCAGAGAAATCTGACATTTTCATCAATGACACGGTCAATGGCGTCTTATAACTCTTGATCCCTCTAGCTGCGCTCATTGTAAATAATACTTTGTCACAGAATTATACCCAGTAATACAGCATTTATTCTGCTACACAGCATCATGTTTtcattgattacatgccactttgcaacacagtaatacattaGAGACCTAATTTATTGATATGTTTCAATATCGGTACAGTTTGCTACAATGTGCTACCTTGACAAGTGGTTCATGTTAGTTCTTGCTGTCTAAACCGTACGGTAACGTTAAACGGTTACAACAGCATTCAACACGTTCATAAAGGGATTTTTGGTAAGATTGTTTTGACCACAGTGAACAGTGCTAGGCTAAACCATGATTCCATTAGGCTGTATGGGTAGTCGACTAAATTAATGCTAAGTTAGCCAGCTAGCGCACTGTGGTCCGTCTGCCTCACTCACTAGGGTTGCCACCTTTCATGCAGAAAAATAAAGGACGGCAAAGATATTTTCCTTAACCTTTAAACACTGTTCGTTGCTAACCCCCTTAATTTACTGTTCGCGATCAAATTTGACCGGACAGTTTGAACTGCTcttattttaacataaataccaataaaaatgacaaaagtatttttaatagaacatttattgTAAATACAACCTTATTAGAACATTACAGTTTCTCAATTGCTTAAACACATTTGCCCACTCCGacatcacattttcaaaaccGTTAACACACAGGATAAAACTGAAGCTCAATGGCCAAAATGACTCATTTTGTTAGCAAAATGCTCTAACActcacaaaacattaaaagcatGCAACATAAGCAAATATTTCCATCAAACACCACAACTTGTGGTCAAATTAATTTATTCTTTCAATCAATCATTACACAatggacaacaaaatacagccatcaatatgaaatatgacactttacaaactcaaacagatactgaaaaaaaagaaagaaaaaagctaccaaaggAAACTTAtgggtggaaatacctttaaaaaaaaaataaaaaaataaagatatatttTATCTTTCACATTTAGTCCATTCGTTCTTGACGATTATACCACAGAATCTCATCAACATCGCATTGAATGTTTTCCCTTGCAATGCACCCAGGGAAATACCTCCTTGCATGGCGCATCCATCCCTGGCAGTCCTCTGCACCTATTGCCACTCAACCAGCATTCATTGCCTCCAGGAGGGGCATCTGCTCATATGGCCGGTGATCATACACCTTCCACCTCCAAGCAGAGAAGAACTCCTCGATTGGGTTCAGAAAAGGAGAGTATGCAGGAAGGAATTGCATCATAATACGAGGCTATGCTGCAAACCATTCGTTCACAAGGCGAGAGTGATGGAAAGCCACATTGTCCCAAATTATGACATACAGAGTCATGCCAGGCATCAACAGCCCTCTCTCTTCGGGTGGAATCAGTATTTCTTTCAATGAATCAAGAAATGTGATGAGGCGTTCTGTATTGTATGGGCCAATGGTTGGTATGTGGCAAAGGACCCCATCATTGGAGATGGCAGCACACATGGTGATATTGGCACCCCTCTGACCTGGCACTGTGACAGTGGCCCTCTGCCCAATGATGTTCCTCCCGCGTCTCCTCACTTTACAGAAGTTGAAGCCGGCTTCAtccaaaaaaattaatttgtgATGTGCCCCTTCAGCTTCAAGCTCCATTATTCTCTAAGAAAAAGAGCAAATTCATAAAGCAAATTACAGTATTCCAGTCACATGTAACTATGGTAAACAAGGTATTACAATAACAAAATCTGTACCTGCACATACTGGAATCGTGCCTCCTTTACGATGTCAGAGTTTCTTTGAAATGGAACTCGGTACAGCTGCTTCATTCTGACATGGTGTCGTTTAAGGACTCGATCTATAGTTGCCAAACTCACACTGTTTATATTTCTAAATGCTCCCTGATCTGCAATTACTGCTGCCTGGATTTCACACAGTCTGATTGCATTGTTTGCCACTACCATATCTACAATGGAAGACTCCTGTTCAATACTAAATATCTTTCCTCTGCCACTAGTGTGTGGTAATGTGTGGATCCTATAAAGTAAAAGCAAAAAGCATGTCAAAATTGACATTACTGTATGACAGTCACATAAATGggattgataaaacatctgcaTTACTGTAGACACAGTTTGTTCTGCTAACAGGGCAATACAGTAAAGCTGAAATACACAGTGGTATACATTACAGTAACACTGTGAATTACCTGTTCTCATTCCGAAAAAGCCTGACAATAGATGCCACAGTGCTCCGAGTCAGAATGGGCTGGACCCTTTGTCCAGCCTCTCTAAAGGACAAGCCATGATTGATGACATGGTCAAAAATTGTTGCCCGAATTTCATTTGAAACTTGAGCTCGATTTTGTCCTCTTGCTGCTGCATCTCCTCCACCACGCATAcgggctcctcttcctctggccCCTCTGCCATGGCCTCTTACTCTATGGCCTCTGACACAGAGGTGGCATCTTTTATAGATGGATGAGGACTGATTGCTGATTGAAGAGTTGTGCAAATGAGTTTCACACAGGTGCATAGAGTTTTATAATTATGCAAGTACTTTCTATCAGCTGTGAATAGATGTTTTCCATTTGTTCAACACAGTGAATCCAATAGAGTTCGGGGTCTTTCAATGAGATCTGTGGTAACTGTTTTGACAAAGGgtgtgaaaaatgtgtgaaacaaatgaaaaagtgttaaaacatttgcaagagAAGACTTCTGCTGTGCTAATAATGTGATGATGAAGATAAAGTGGATCCCAGTTTCATTTAGTGTGTCTTAGCaaatgagaaaaactgtaacatccacaacatgtgtgtgtgtgtgtgtgtgtctgtgtgtgtatgtgtgtttctgtgtgtgggtgcatgtaTGTCTGTGCGAAAATTGGTGGTTTACTTGCACAAGTGGCAACGtgacaacatgaactgacaacatgaactgtgtgtgtgtgtctgtatttgtgtgtgtgggtgtgtgtgtttctgtgtgtgcgtgcatgcatgtgtgtgcaaacgttggtggttcacatgcacaagtgacaacatgaacatgtgtgtgtgtgtgtgtgtgtgtgtgtgtgtgtgtgtgtgtgtgtgtgtgtgtgtgtgtgtgtgtgtgtgcgtgtgtttgagagtgtgtgtacatgtgtgtgtaaagtaTGATTCATGTGTAGAATgggcacacaagcacaggaaagttgtaggagtgtgtgtatggacaTGTCTTTCATCTCCTGGATGAAAAATGATACTCTTTCCCATTAATTTCCTGTGGCGGTCATTTATGAccgtaaacaaaaaaagtgtgaccaagttgaataaatcactaAAAATTCAGCAGTAGTCACAATGAATTTGATGTGTTCAAATGCCTTTTGTGAAGGATATCATAATGTCTTGAGGCAATCTGatgaaaaatgccatatttatgtttttttactgAGGGGCAACTTTTCAATCACAGTGAGTGACAtaacagcctgtgtgtgtgtgtgtgtgtgtgtgtgtgtgtgtgtgtgtgtgtgtgtttgtgtgtgcattgaTCCAGCAATGGCTGTTGAACAAGCACGTGCCAAGGCTTTGTTCCCACAACAAGCCCCTCTGGGTGACCCTGGGTGGCCTGTTTTGTTGTGCAGCAGCCGGTGGGCCTTTCCATTTCCATGGTGACTTTCAGAGGGCCTCTGGCTGGACTATTAGACTAACACATGAATGGACGTGGCTTCCATCATTATTCtactgaacaaattgaacattgaattgaatataaaaggctccactaaaagatttttttttttttacattttaaagtgcagttttctacagatgttttctttcaactaacacattCAAATCTCAGAGTGTCTTTCGCCACGTGTCGCAGCTTTTcatgatgtgtttattgcgccagtttaCATATCgtgatgacgataaaaaaaacgatatactgtgcagccctactttggaTGGAATTCAACAATTCAACAATTCCTCTTCCCACCTTTACACCTGAATATTAAGATTGGAACTCctcctgaaatacacacacacacacacacacacacacacacacacacacacacacacacacaaacacacacaaacacaaacaccacacacacacacaaacacacacacacacacacacacacacacacacacacacacacacacacacaaacacacacacacacacacaaacacacacacacacaaacacacaaagtgtGATCATCGTTACAGGAAGTTCCATGACTCAGCAGTGATGAGAGCAGGTTTGCGGTGCTGTCCAGCTGCTTGAAAGCTACTAATTACTTATTAATAAGTGTGAGTGAATGACTCCAACAGGCCACCATTTCTCTTTTCACAAACTGTAACAGGTGGATGTGACTCATCTCAGCAGAGGCAATGCAAAAAGCTGCATTTCGTCTGCAAAAAATATGACTCATCCTGAAAGAATCATACCATCCGGTGTCTGAATATCACCTGTTAGTTTGTATAATTCCCCTGGAGGAGGCTACATAAACGCAGCACTAATGTACACATGCTGCTCATCCAGAGAACATTCAGGACCAGGGTTTCCTCTAAGATGACCAAACGTAAGTTTAACACTTCATTGCACTATATAGTGGTAGTTTGTTAGATGTCAGAAAATGATGATAGCCGGAAGAGAATTTTAATCACTAAGTGGCCACAGAAATCCCCTTATTTTTCTGTTCATTCGTTAACGCCTTCATTTTAAAAGCCACTAGAGTACATTTTAAGTGGTACGTGACTTCTTACTGTAATTTAAACATTCATTTCAAGTATTTCACTAATTCATTCATTATCAATTATCAATTTAAGGTGTTCTTGGGCCATTTAAGCTGTTCTGAAAAGGCCCAAACTAAACCCCTTAAAAACACTTTAACTTCAAAAAGCCCTTGAATACCAAATTTAGCA
It includes:
- the LOC120571658 gene encoding uncharacterized protein LOC120571658 translates to MHLCETHLHNSSISNQSSSIYKRCHLCVRGHRVRGHGRGARGRGARMRGGGDAAARGQNRAQVSNEIRATIFDHVINHGLSFREAGQRVQPILTRSTVASIVRLFRNENRIHTLPHTSGRGKIFSIEQESSIVDMVVANNAIRLCEIQAAVIADQGAFRNINSVSLATIDRVLKRHHVRMKQLYRVPFQRNSDIVKEARFQYVQRIMELEAEGAHHKLIFLDEAGFNFCKVRRRGRNIIGQRATVTVPGQRGANITMCAAISNDGVLCHIPTIGPYNTERLITFLDSLKEILIPPEERGLLMPGMTLYVIIWDNVAFHHSRLVNEWFAA